From Brassica oleracea var. oleracea cultivar TO1000 chromosome C3, BOL, whole genome shotgun sequence, a single genomic window includes:
- the LOC106335214 gene encoding protein MEI2-like 1 isoform X3 has product MMPSDIMEQRGVSTPSHFREDTRISSERQFGFLKTDLMPENQGGRERFSNLPKSSWTPESHQLKPESSLSEVHPSVSPSARNTTNGSQWESSLFSSSLSDTFSRKLRLQRSDMLSPMSANTVVTHREEEPSESLEEIEAQTIGNLLPDEDDLFAEVMGDVGRKSRANGDDLDDFDLFSSVGGMELDGDVFPPMGPRNGERGRNNSVGEHHRVEIPSRTILAGNISSNVEDYELKVLFEQFGDIQALHTACKNRGFIMVSYYDIRAAQNAARALHNKLLRGTKLDIRYSIPKEIPSGKDASKGALLITNIDSSISNEELNRMVKSYGEIKEIRRTMHDNPQIYLEFFDIRAAEAALGGLNGLEVAGKQLKLALTYPESQRYMSQFVAHDAEGFLPKMSLTNTSSGHMGRHFPGIIPSTSIDGGPMGISHSSVVSPVNSFIERHRSLSIPIGFPPLANVISASKPGIQEHVHPFDNSNMGIQSMPNLHPHSFSEYLDNFTNGSPYKSLTAFSEVVSDGSKANDAFMIHNVRGVDGFNGGGGMMWPSSPSHLNSITSQRPPVTVFSRAPPVMVNMASSPVHHHIGSAPVLNSPFWDRRQAYVAESLESPGFHIGSHGSMGFPGSSPSHPMEIGSHKSFSHVAGNRMDINSQNAVLRSPQQLSHLFPGRNPMVSMPGSFESPNERYRNLSHRRSESSSSHADKKLFELDVDRILRGDDVRTTLMLKNIPNKYTSKMLLSAIDEHCKGTYDFLYLPIDFKNKCNVGYAFINLIEPEKIVPFYKAFNGKKWEKFNSEKVATLTYARIQGKVALIAHFQNSSLMNEDKRCRPILFHTDGPNAGDQEPFPMGTNIRSRPGKPRSSSIDNHNSFSIASVSENREEPPNGTDPFLKEN; this is encoded by the exons ATGATGCCGTCTGATATAATGGAACAGAGAGGTGTATCAACACCTTCCCACTTTCGTGAAGATACTCGTATTAGTTCAGAG AGGCAATTTGGGTTTCTGAAAACAGACCTGATGCCTGAAAACCAAGGTGGTCGTGAAAGATTTTCAAATCTGCCAAAGAGTTCCTGGACACCTGAAAGTCACCAGCTGAAGCCAGAATCTAGCTTGTCTGAGGTGCACCCCTCTGTTAGCCCTAGCGCAAGAAACACCACAAATGGTAGCCAGTGGGAAAGTAGTTTATTTTCCAGCTCACTGTCTGATACATTTAGTAGAAAAC TACGGTTACAGAGAAGTGATATGCTATCTCCTATGTCTGCGAACACAGTTGTTACCCACCGTGAGGAAGAACCCTCTGAATCTTTAGAAGAAATTGAGGCGCAAACTATTGGAAATCTTCTGCCAGATGAGGATGACCTCTTTGCAGAAGTGATGGGTGACGTTGGGCGTAAATCTCGTGCCAATGGAGATGATCTAGATGATTTTGACCTTTTCAGCAGTGTTGGTGGCATGGAGCTAGATGGAGATGTTTTTCCTCCTATGGGCCCCAGAAACGGAGAGAGAGGCCGCAATAATTCTGTTGGCGAACATCATCGAGTGGAAATTCCATCCAGAACAATTTTGGCCGGAAATATCAGTAGCAATGTCGAAGACTATGAGCTGAAGGTCCTTTTTGAG CAATTTGGAGACATCCAGGCTCTTCATACAGCTTGCAAGAATCGTGGTTTTATCATGGTATCCTACTATGATATAAGGGCTGCTCAAAATGCGGCGAGAGCGCTCCACAATAAGCTGTTAAGAGGAACGAAACTTGATATTCGTTATTCTATCCCCAAG GAAATTCCTTCAGGAAAAGACGCCAGTAAAGGAGCCCTGTTGATTACTAATATTGATTCGTCTATTTCAAATGAAGAACTCAATCGAATGGTCAAATCGTATGGAGAAATCAAAGAG ATTCGTAGAACCATGCACGATAACCCACAGATATACTTAGAATTCTTTGACATCCGAGCGGCAGAGGCTGCTCTTGGTGGCCTGAATGGACTCGAGGTTGCTGGGAAGCAGCTTAAACTTGCGTTAACCTATCCAGAGAGTCAAAG GTACATGTCACAGTTTGTTGCACATGATGCTGAAGGGTTTCTACCTAAAATGTCTTTGACTAATACATCATCTGGGCACATGG GGAGACATTTCCCAGGAATAATTCCTTCAACCTCCATTGATGGTGGACCTATGGGGATTAGTCATAGTTCTGTTGTATCACCTGTGAACTCCTTCATTGAACGTCATAGGAGTCTCAGCATTCCTATTGGATTTCCACCTTTGGCAAACGTCATCTCAGCCAGCAAGCCCGGAATTCAGGAGCATGTCCACCCTTTCGACAATTCAAATATGGGGATCCAAAGCATGCCAAACCTTCATCCTCATTCTTTTTCAGAATACCTCGACAACTTTACAAATGGTAGTCCATATAAGTCCTTGACAGCATTTTCTGAAGTCGTCAGTGATGGCTCGAAAGCAAATGATGCCTTTATGATACATAATGTTCGTGGAGTGGATGGCTTTAACGGAGGGG GTGGCATGATGTGGCCTAGCTCGCCGTCTCACCTCAACAGCATTACTAGTCAGCGCCCACCTGTTACTGTATTCTCTAGAGCACCTCCTGTTATGGTGAATATGGCATCTTCCCCTGTGCACCACCACATTGGATCTGCGCCGGTATTAAACTCGCCTTTCTGGGATAGAAGACAGGCCTATGTAGCTGAATCTCTAGAATCGCCTGGCTTCCACATAGGTTCTCATGGTAGCATGGGGTTTCCTGGCTCTTCACCCTCACATCCAATGGAAATTGGTTCTCATAAGTCCTTTTCCCATGTTGCTGGGAATCGCATGGATATAAATTCCCAAAATGCTGTACTGCGATCTCCCCAACAGTTGTCTCATCTCTTCCCCGGGAGGAACCCAATGGTTTCAATGCCGGGTTCGTTTGAGTCGCCTAATGAACGATACAGGAATCTCTCACACCGTAGAAGCGAGTCTAGCTCTAGTCATGCTGACAAGAAACTGTTTGAGCTTGATGTTGACCGTATATTACGTGGGGATGATGTCAGGACAACACTGATGCTTAAAAACATTCCTAATAA GTATACTTCTAAGATGCTTCTCTCCGCCATTGACGAGCATTGTAAAGGAACGTATGATTTCCTTTATTTGCCAATTGACTTCAAG AACAAATGCAATGTGGGATACGCTTTCATCAACCTTATTGAACCTGAAAAGATTGTACCATTTTATAAG GCTTTTAATGGAAAAAAGTGGGAAAAGTTTAACAGCGAGAAGGTGGCAACTCTTACATATGCTCGAATCCAAGGAAAAGTAGCACTTATTGCCCATTTCCAGAACTCAAGCTTAATGAACGAAGACAAACGTTGCCGGCCTATTCTTTTCCACACCGATGGTCCAAATGCTGGTGATCAG GAACCATTTCCAATGGGAACCAACATACGATCAAGACCAGGAAAGCCACGAAGCAGTAGCATTGATAACCACAACAGTTTTAGCATCGCTTCCGTTTCAGAAAACAGAGAAGAACCTCCTAATGGAACCGATCCTTTCTTGAAGGAGAACTAA
- the LOC106327951 gene encoding signal recognition particle subunit SRP68: MGKKENEMSAMEIDDPKSDGSEQILPRFSMNVLQLMKTSQAQHGLRHGDYARYRRYCSARLRRLYKSLKFTHGRGKYTRRAILESTVTDVRFLHVVFYMTERAWSHAMDKRQLPDGPNARQRIYLIGRLRKAVKWASLFSGLCSNKTDSRTSLEAEAYASYMKGTLLFEQDQNWDTALACFRNARAVYEELGKYGDLENQVLCRERVEELEPSIEYCKHKIGKSNLQTSELLQIGEMEGPALDLFKAKIEAAMEEARSQQAASLTEFNWLGYRFPVSNPKSRVSILKAQDFEKELQSPGAESLPAEKKLTIYDKLFTAYHDARNTIRSDLVSAGNAESVKDDLNGLDKAVGAVLGQRTIERNQLLVKIAKSKLNKKRDDKTEKVTKPEELVRLYDLLLQNVADLSDLISSGRDRKPEEIAFEEECQRKSLAFRAERCFYLAKSYSLAGKRVEAYALYCRARSLAEDALSKFQSIANKDEGTIQELKAVSKECRANSCIEHATGIMEEEKAPEKLSKKISTISLNDTATKVEKYLVDKLEVYESAVGDANTKMAPKIERFPPAFQSIPRNPIVLDLAYNCIEFPVLDERKKKVQRGFISRLWG; encoded by the exons ATGGGGAAGAAGGAGAACGAGATGTCAGCAATGGAGATCGACGATCCCAAATCGGACGGCTCTGAGCAGATCCTTCCGAGGTTCTCGATGAATG TTCTGCAGCTGATGAAAACTTCCCAGGCGCAACATGGTCTGCGTCATGGTGACTATGCTCGCTATAG GAGGTATTGCTCAGCACGGTTGAGGAGGCTGTACAAGTCCTTGAAGTTTACTCATGGTCGTGGTAAATACACTCGGCGAGCCATACTTGAATCAACTGTCACTGATGTTAG GTTTCTCCATGTGGTTTTCTATATGACGGAGAGAGCATGGAGCCATGCAATGGACAAAAGACAGCTACCAGATGGGCCTAATGCAAGGCAGCGGATATATTTAATTGGTAGGCTGAGGAAGGCAGTAAAATGGGCTTCGCTTTTCTCAGGTCTGTGCTCTAATAAGACGGACTCCAGGACATCTTTGGAAGCTGAG GCATATGCTTCCTATATGAAAGGCACCCTGTTGTTTGAGCAAGATCAAAACTGGGATACTGCGTTGGCATGTTTCAGAAACGCCAG AGCTGTTTATGAGGAACTCGGGAAATACGGTGATCTAGAGAACCAGGTTCTTTGTCGGGAACGGGTTGAGGAGCTTGAGCCCAGTATTGAATACTGCAAACACAAAATTGGCAAATCAAACTTGCAGACATCTGAACTACTTCAGATTGGTGAAATGGAAGGTCCTGCATTGGATCTTTTCAAAGCAAAGATAGAG GCTGCTATGGAAGAGGCCAGATCTCAACAAGCTGCATCTCTTACAGAGTTTAATTGGCTTGGCTACAGATTTCCAGTTTCCAACCCAAAATCTCGGGTTTCTATTTTAAAAG CCCAAGACTTTGAGAAGGAGCTACAGAGTCCAGGAGCAGAATCTCTCCCTGCAGAGAAAAAGCTGACCATATATGATAAATTATTCACTGCATATCATGATGCGCGGAACACCATACGCAGTGACTTG GTAAGTGCAGGAAATGCTGAATCTGTCAAAGATGATCTAAATGGTCTGGACAAAGCTGTTGGCGCTGTGCTAGGACAAAGAACCATTGAAAGGAACCAGCTGTTGGTTAAAATAGCAAAGAGTAAACTGAACAAGAAACGTGATGATAAAACTGAAAAGGTTACTAAGCCTGAGGAGCTTGTTCGATTGTATGACCTTCTGTTACAG AATGTCGCTGATCTTTCTGACCTCATTAGCTCTGGAAGAGACAGGAAACCCGAAGAGATTGCCTTCGAAGAAGAGTGTCAGCGCAAAAGCTTAGCCTTTCGTGCTGAAAG GTGCTTCTACTTGGCAAAGTCATATAGCCTAGCAGGAAAAAGGGTTGAAGCATATGCCTTATATTGTCGAGCTCGATCTCTTGCTGAAGATGCCCTGAGCAAGTTTCAGAGCATAGCAAACAAAGATGAG GGAACAATCCAGGAACTGAAGGCAGTGAGCAAAGAATGCAGAGCTAATAGTTGCATAGAACATGCGACCGGGATCATGGAGGAAGAGAAGGCGCCAGAGAAGCTGTCAAAGAAAATCTCAACGATATCACTAAACGACACAGCCACTAAG GTGGAGAAATACCTGGTGGATAAACTGGAGGTGTATGAATCAGCAGTTGGAGATGCAAACACAAAAATGGCACCAAAGATCGAACGGTTCCCACCTGCATTTCAGTCTATACCTCGTAATCCAATTGTTCTAGACTTGGCCTACAATTGCATTGAGTTCCCAGTTCTTGACGAAAGGAAGAAGAAAGTCCAGAGAGGATTCATTAGTCGTCTCTGGGGATGA
- the LOC106335214 gene encoding protein MEI2-like 1 isoform X2, which produces MMPSDIMEQRGVSTPSHFREDTRISSERQFGFLKTDLMPENQGGRERFSNLPKSSWTPESHQLKPESSLSEVHPSVSPSARNTTNGSQWESSLFSSSLSDTFSRKLRLQRSDMLSPMSANTVVTHREEEPSESLEEIEAQTIGNLLPDEDDLFAEVMGDVGRKSRANGDDLDDFDLFSSVGGMELDGDVFPPMGPRNGERGRNNSVGEHHRVEIPSRTILAGNISSNVEDYELKVLFEQFGDIQALHTACKNRGFIMVSYYDIRAAQNAARALHNKLLRGTKLDIRYSIPKEIPSGKDASKGALLITNIDSSISNEELNRMVKSYGEIKEIRRTMHDNPQIYLEFFDIRAAEAALGGLNGLEVAGKQLKLALTYPESQRYMSQFVAHDAEGFLPKMSLTNTSSGHMGRHFPGIIPSTSIDGGPMGISHSSVVSPVNSFIERHRSLSIPIGFPPLANVISASKPGIQEHVHPFDNSNMGIQSMPNLHPHSFSEYLDNFTNGSPYKSLTAFSEVVSDGSKANDAFMIHNVRGVDGFNGGGIGSPMNQNSRRPNLNLWSNSNTQQQNPSGGMMWPSSPSHLNSITSQRPPVTVFSRAPPVMVNMASSPVHHHIGSAPVLNSPFWDRRQAYVAESLESPGFHIGSHGSMGFPGSSPSHPMEIGSHKSFSHVAGNRMDINSQNAVLRSPQQLSHLFPGRNPMVSMPGSFESPNERYRNLSHRRSESSSSHADKKLFELDVDRILRGDDVRTTLMLKNIPNKYTSKMLLSAIDEHCKGTYDFLYLPIDFKNKCNVGYAFINLIEPEKIVPFYKAFNGKKWEKFNSEKVATLTYARIQGKVALIAHFQNSSLMNEDKRCRPILFHTDGPNAGDQVNVTNTSDNIILLGSHFVVVTQFRSPFGCTY; this is translated from the exons ATGATGCCGTCTGATATAATGGAACAGAGAGGTGTATCAACACCTTCCCACTTTCGTGAAGATACTCGTATTAGTTCAGAG AGGCAATTTGGGTTTCTGAAAACAGACCTGATGCCTGAAAACCAAGGTGGTCGTGAAAGATTTTCAAATCTGCCAAAGAGTTCCTGGACACCTGAAAGTCACCAGCTGAAGCCAGAATCTAGCTTGTCTGAGGTGCACCCCTCTGTTAGCCCTAGCGCAAGAAACACCACAAATGGTAGCCAGTGGGAAAGTAGTTTATTTTCCAGCTCACTGTCTGATACATTTAGTAGAAAAC TACGGTTACAGAGAAGTGATATGCTATCTCCTATGTCTGCGAACACAGTTGTTACCCACCGTGAGGAAGAACCCTCTGAATCTTTAGAAGAAATTGAGGCGCAAACTATTGGAAATCTTCTGCCAGATGAGGATGACCTCTTTGCAGAAGTGATGGGTGACGTTGGGCGTAAATCTCGTGCCAATGGAGATGATCTAGATGATTTTGACCTTTTCAGCAGTGTTGGTGGCATGGAGCTAGATGGAGATGTTTTTCCTCCTATGGGCCCCAGAAACGGAGAGAGAGGCCGCAATAATTCTGTTGGCGAACATCATCGAGTGGAAATTCCATCCAGAACAATTTTGGCCGGAAATATCAGTAGCAATGTCGAAGACTATGAGCTGAAGGTCCTTTTTGAG CAATTTGGAGACATCCAGGCTCTTCATACAGCTTGCAAGAATCGTGGTTTTATCATGGTATCCTACTATGATATAAGGGCTGCTCAAAATGCGGCGAGAGCGCTCCACAATAAGCTGTTAAGAGGAACGAAACTTGATATTCGTTATTCTATCCCCAAG GAAATTCCTTCAGGAAAAGACGCCAGTAAAGGAGCCCTGTTGATTACTAATATTGATTCGTCTATTTCAAATGAAGAACTCAATCGAATGGTCAAATCGTATGGAGAAATCAAAGAG ATTCGTAGAACCATGCACGATAACCCACAGATATACTTAGAATTCTTTGACATCCGAGCGGCAGAGGCTGCTCTTGGTGGCCTGAATGGACTCGAGGTTGCTGGGAAGCAGCTTAAACTTGCGTTAACCTATCCAGAGAGTCAAAG GTACATGTCACAGTTTGTTGCACATGATGCTGAAGGGTTTCTACCTAAAATGTCTTTGACTAATACATCATCTGGGCACATGG GGAGACATTTCCCAGGAATAATTCCTTCAACCTCCATTGATGGTGGACCTATGGGGATTAGTCATAGTTCTGTTGTATCACCTGTGAACTCCTTCATTGAACGTCATAGGAGTCTCAGCATTCCTATTGGATTTCCACCTTTGGCAAACGTCATCTCAGCCAGCAAGCCCGGAATTCAGGAGCATGTCCACCCTTTCGACAATTCAAATATGGGGATCCAAAGCATGCCAAACCTTCATCCTCATTCTTTTTCAGAATACCTCGACAACTTTACAAATGGTAGTCCATATAAGTCCTTGACAGCATTTTCTGAAGTCGTCAGTGATGGCTCGAAAGCAAATGATGCCTTTATGATACATAATGTTCGTGGAGTGGATGGCTTTAACGGAGGGG GTATAGGGTCTCCCATGAACCAAAACTCCCGCCGCCCTAACCTTAATTTATGGAGCAATTCTAATACTCAGCAACAAAATCCTTCAGGTGGCATGATGTGGCCTAGCTCGCCGTCTCACCTCAACAGCATTACTAGTCAGCGCCCACCTGTTACTGTATTCTCTAGAGCACCTCCTGTTATGGTGAATATGGCATCTTCCCCTGTGCACCACCACATTGGATCTGCGCCGGTATTAAACTCGCCTTTCTGGGATAGAAGACAGGCCTATGTAGCTGAATCTCTAGAATCGCCTGGCTTCCACATAGGTTCTCATGGTAGCATGGGGTTTCCTGGCTCTTCACCCTCACATCCAATGGAAATTGGTTCTCATAAGTCCTTTTCCCATGTTGCTGGGAATCGCATGGATATAAATTCCCAAAATGCTGTACTGCGATCTCCCCAACAGTTGTCTCATCTCTTCCCCGGGAGGAACCCAATGGTTTCAATGCCGGGTTCGTTTGAGTCGCCTAATGAACGATACAGGAATCTCTCACACCGTAGAAGCGAGTCTAGCTCTAGTCATGCTGACAAGAAACTGTTTGAGCTTGATGTTGACCGTATATTACGTGGGGATGATGTCAGGACAACACTGATGCTTAAAAACATTCCTAATAA GTATACTTCTAAGATGCTTCTCTCCGCCATTGACGAGCATTGTAAAGGAACGTATGATTTCCTTTATTTGCCAATTGACTTCAAG AACAAATGCAATGTGGGATACGCTTTCATCAACCTTATTGAACCTGAAAAGATTGTACCATTTTATAAG GCTTTTAATGGAAAAAAGTGGGAAAAGTTTAACAGCGAGAAGGTGGCAACTCTTACATATGCTCGAATCCAAGGAAAAGTAGCACTTATTGCCCATTTCCAGAACTCAAGCTTAATGAACGAAGACAAACGTTGCCGGCCTATTCTTTTCCACACCGATGGTCCAAATGCTGGTGATCAGGTGAATGTTACTAACACATCAGATAACATCATCTTGTTAGGTTCTCATTTCGTAGTAGTTACTCAATTTCGCTCTCCCTTTGGTTGCACATATTGA
- the LOC106335214 gene encoding protein MEI2-like 1 isoform X1: MMPSDIMEQRGVSTPSHFREDTRISSERQFGFLKTDLMPENQGGRERFSNLPKSSWTPESHQLKPESSLSEVHPSVSPSARNTTNGSQWESSLFSSSLSDTFSRKLRLQRSDMLSPMSANTVVTHREEEPSESLEEIEAQTIGNLLPDEDDLFAEVMGDVGRKSRANGDDLDDFDLFSSVGGMELDGDVFPPMGPRNGERGRNNSVGEHHRVEIPSRTILAGNISSNVEDYELKVLFEQFGDIQALHTACKNRGFIMVSYYDIRAAQNAARALHNKLLRGTKLDIRYSIPKEIPSGKDASKGALLITNIDSSISNEELNRMVKSYGEIKEIRRTMHDNPQIYLEFFDIRAAEAALGGLNGLEVAGKQLKLALTYPESQRYMSQFVAHDAEGFLPKMSLTNTSSGHMGRHFPGIIPSTSIDGGPMGISHSSVVSPVNSFIERHRSLSIPIGFPPLANVISASKPGIQEHVHPFDNSNMGIQSMPNLHPHSFSEYLDNFTNGSPYKSLTAFSEVVSDGSKANDAFMIHNVRGVDGFNGGGIGSPMNQNSRRPNLNLWSNSNTQQQNPSGGMMWPSSPSHLNSITSQRPPVTVFSRAPPVMVNMASSPVHHHIGSAPVLNSPFWDRRQAYVAESLESPGFHIGSHGSMGFPGSSPSHPMEIGSHKSFSHVAGNRMDINSQNAVLRSPQQLSHLFPGRNPMVSMPGSFESPNERYRNLSHRRSESSSSHADKKLFELDVDRILRGDDVRTTLMLKNIPNKYTSKMLLSAIDEHCKGTYDFLYLPIDFKNKCNVGYAFINLIEPEKIVPFYKAFNGKKWEKFNSEKVATLTYARIQGKVALIAHFQNSSLMNEDKRCRPILFHTDGPNAGDQEPFPMGTNIRSRPGKPRSSSIDNHNSFSIASVSENREEPPNGTDPFLKEN, encoded by the exons ATGATGCCGTCTGATATAATGGAACAGAGAGGTGTATCAACACCTTCCCACTTTCGTGAAGATACTCGTATTAGTTCAGAG AGGCAATTTGGGTTTCTGAAAACAGACCTGATGCCTGAAAACCAAGGTGGTCGTGAAAGATTTTCAAATCTGCCAAAGAGTTCCTGGACACCTGAAAGTCACCAGCTGAAGCCAGAATCTAGCTTGTCTGAGGTGCACCCCTCTGTTAGCCCTAGCGCAAGAAACACCACAAATGGTAGCCAGTGGGAAAGTAGTTTATTTTCCAGCTCACTGTCTGATACATTTAGTAGAAAAC TACGGTTACAGAGAAGTGATATGCTATCTCCTATGTCTGCGAACACAGTTGTTACCCACCGTGAGGAAGAACCCTCTGAATCTTTAGAAGAAATTGAGGCGCAAACTATTGGAAATCTTCTGCCAGATGAGGATGACCTCTTTGCAGAAGTGATGGGTGACGTTGGGCGTAAATCTCGTGCCAATGGAGATGATCTAGATGATTTTGACCTTTTCAGCAGTGTTGGTGGCATGGAGCTAGATGGAGATGTTTTTCCTCCTATGGGCCCCAGAAACGGAGAGAGAGGCCGCAATAATTCTGTTGGCGAACATCATCGAGTGGAAATTCCATCCAGAACAATTTTGGCCGGAAATATCAGTAGCAATGTCGAAGACTATGAGCTGAAGGTCCTTTTTGAG CAATTTGGAGACATCCAGGCTCTTCATACAGCTTGCAAGAATCGTGGTTTTATCATGGTATCCTACTATGATATAAGGGCTGCTCAAAATGCGGCGAGAGCGCTCCACAATAAGCTGTTAAGAGGAACGAAACTTGATATTCGTTATTCTATCCCCAAG GAAATTCCTTCAGGAAAAGACGCCAGTAAAGGAGCCCTGTTGATTACTAATATTGATTCGTCTATTTCAAATGAAGAACTCAATCGAATGGTCAAATCGTATGGAGAAATCAAAGAG ATTCGTAGAACCATGCACGATAACCCACAGATATACTTAGAATTCTTTGACATCCGAGCGGCAGAGGCTGCTCTTGGTGGCCTGAATGGACTCGAGGTTGCTGGGAAGCAGCTTAAACTTGCGTTAACCTATCCAGAGAGTCAAAG GTACATGTCACAGTTTGTTGCACATGATGCTGAAGGGTTTCTACCTAAAATGTCTTTGACTAATACATCATCTGGGCACATGG GGAGACATTTCCCAGGAATAATTCCTTCAACCTCCATTGATGGTGGACCTATGGGGATTAGTCATAGTTCTGTTGTATCACCTGTGAACTCCTTCATTGAACGTCATAGGAGTCTCAGCATTCCTATTGGATTTCCACCTTTGGCAAACGTCATCTCAGCCAGCAAGCCCGGAATTCAGGAGCATGTCCACCCTTTCGACAATTCAAATATGGGGATCCAAAGCATGCCAAACCTTCATCCTCATTCTTTTTCAGAATACCTCGACAACTTTACAAATGGTAGTCCATATAAGTCCTTGACAGCATTTTCTGAAGTCGTCAGTGATGGCTCGAAAGCAAATGATGCCTTTATGATACATAATGTTCGTGGAGTGGATGGCTTTAACGGAGGGG GTATAGGGTCTCCCATGAACCAAAACTCCCGCCGCCCTAACCTTAATTTATGGAGCAATTCTAATACTCAGCAACAAAATCCTTCAGGTGGCATGATGTGGCCTAGCTCGCCGTCTCACCTCAACAGCATTACTAGTCAGCGCCCACCTGTTACTGTATTCTCTAGAGCACCTCCTGTTATGGTGAATATGGCATCTTCCCCTGTGCACCACCACATTGGATCTGCGCCGGTATTAAACTCGCCTTTCTGGGATAGAAGACAGGCCTATGTAGCTGAATCTCTAGAATCGCCTGGCTTCCACATAGGTTCTCATGGTAGCATGGGGTTTCCTGGCTCTTCACCCTCACATCCAATGGAAATTGGTTCTCATAAGTCCTTTTCCCATGTTGCTGGGAATCGCATGGATATAAATTCCCAAAATGCTGTACTGCGATCTCCCCAACAGTTGTCTCATCTCTTCCCCGGGAGGAACCCAATGGTTTCAATGCCGGGTTCGTTTGAGTCGCCTAATGAACGATACAGGAATCTCTCACACCGTAGAAGCGAGTCTAGCTCTAGTCATGCTGACAAGAAACTGTTTGAGCTTGATGTTGACCGTATATTACGTGGGGATGATGTCAGGACAACACTGATGCTTAAAAACATTCCTAATAA GTATACTTCTAAGATGCTTCTCTCCGCCATTGACGAGCATTGTAAAGGAACGTATGATTTCCTTTATTTGCCAATTGACTTCAAG AACAAATGCAATGTGGGATACGCTTTCATCAACCTTATTGAACCTGAAAAGATTGTACCATTTTATAAG GCTTTTAATGGAAAAAAGTGGGAAAAGTTTAACAGCGAGAAGGTGGCAACTCTTACATATGCTCGAATCCAAGGAAAAGTAGCACTTATTGCCCATTTCCAGAACTCAAGCTTAATGAACGAAGACAAACGTTGCCGGCCTATTCTTTTCCACACCGATGGTCCAAATGCTGGTGATCAG GAACCATTTCCAATGGGAACCAACATACGATCAAGACCAGGAAAGCCACGAAGCAGTAGCATTGATAACCACAACAGTTTTAGCATCGCTTCCGTTTCAGAAAACAGAGAAGAACCTCCTAATGGAACCGATCCTTTCTTGAAGGAGAACTAA
- the LOC106336060 gene encoding LOW QUALITY PROTEIN: APO protein 3, mitochondrial (The sequence of the model RefSeq protein was modified relative to this genomic sequence to represent the inferred CDS: inserted 6 bases in 3 codons; deleted 3 bases in 2 codons; substituted 1 base at 1 genomic stop codon) — MQRRKLVVQISQFPMKELIRRAKEERKSQPCRVLEDPPDNGLLVPELVHVAHRVHRCRASLLSGLSTIIHHHIEVHRCRFCFEVHIGKEGHEILWGLVHLYDRAVKPRVVHYVERFTVPKISALLELCIQAGXVEIEKFPSKRRSKPVNSIEGRXNDFPTTATVLQEDDCRSAEKKSLKEXLNDWFEMVSGVRELMERYKAWTCGYCPEIQVGPKGHKVRLCKATXDGMHAWQEASIDDVVGPNSVWHVRDPDASALDNSLQRFYGKAPAVVELCVRGGAPVPEQYKSMMRLDVVYPQRDEVDLVA, encoded by the exons ATGCAGAGAAGAAAGCTGGTTGTGCAAATCTCACAGTTTCCGATGAAGGAGCTGATTCGGCGCGCCAAGGAGGAGAGGAAATCACAGCCCTGTCGAGTTCTGGAAGATCCGCCGGATAACGGCTTACTCGTGCCGGAACTCGTCCACGTGGCTCACAGAGTTCACCGTTGCCGCGCCTCGTTACTCTCTGGCCTCTCTACAATCATTCATCATCATATT GAGGTTCATCGCTGCAG GTTCTGCTTTGAGGTTCACATTGGCAAAGAAGGTCATGAGATCTTGTGGGGTCTTGTTCACCTTTATGACCGTGCTGTCAAACCTAGAGTTGTCCACTACGTCGAGAGGTTTACCGTCCCTAAAATCTCTGCGCTTCTTGAGTTATGCATACAAGCAGGA TAGGTAGAAATTGAGAAGTTCCCATCGAAGAGAAGATCCAAACCTGTGAACAGCATTGAAGGACG CAATGATTTTCCTACGACGGCTACAGTTTTACAAGAAGATGATTGTCGTAGCGCAGAGAAGAAGAGCTTGAAGGA TCTCAACGATTGGTTTGAAATGGTTTCAGGGGTCAGGGAGCTGATGGAGAGATACAAAGCGTGGACTTGCGGTTACTGTCCAGAGATTCAGGTGGGTCCAAAGGGACACAAAGTGAGGTTGTGTAAAGCCAC AGATGGAATGCACGCGTGGCAGGAAGCTTCTATTGATGATGTGGTCGGTCCAAACTCTGTGTGGCATGTTCGGGATCCAGATGCTTCTGCTCTTGACAATAGCTTGCAGAGGTTTTATGGGAAAGCTCCTGCGGTTGTGGAGTTGTGTGTGCGAGGTGGTGCACCAGTGCCTGAACAGTACAAGAGTATGATGAGGCTCGATGTGGTTTACCCTCAACGCGATGAAGTCGATCTAGTTGCTTAA